Proteins encoded in a region of the Sebastes fasciatus isolate fSebFas1 chromosome 9, fSebFas1.pri, whole genome shotgun sequence genome:
- the ctu2 gene encoding cytoplasmic tRNA 2-thiolation protein 2 produces MCQVDEDYHGPLKRVEVPSVSKKCVKCKEGTAAVVIRAGDTYCRGCFKEYFIHKFRAMLGKNRVIFPGEKVLLAVSGGPSSCSMLSQVQEGLSQNAHKKLRFLPGIVFIDEGGAVGQSAEERRKTVAELQAVFKASGFPFHMVALEQVLDLPSSVVVMAPSPSERTACSYKAAVDQFIQSDSRGCSTPREQEETSTPDVQESHTQLLQQLIGSAKTLTAREDLLNTLRQHLLVHTARSEGYSKLMLGDNCTRLAVKLLTSISLGRGAQLAQDTGFSDSRYGDIMLVRPMRDYSAKEIAYYNHMFSVPSVFMPSLGTKTKDTSSIQRLTESFVIKLQADFPSTVSTIYRTSEKLQKSSSTADQCDRCLLCMCALDSAVENSSAFKATLISEQLSQTKSPGATSAEIPRQNPAPVEPESTALSGQCCSSGGGEDCGKAAGGGGCCSSAKIPETTDLKSLLCYSCQLTVKDMSSVERLPQYILSEAQRRQRRSQMREEISEFLLDGGDDGD; encoded by the exons TGTTTCTAAGAAATGTGTGAAATGCAAAGAAGGGACTGCCGCTGTGGTCATCAGAGCAGGAGACACATACTGCAG gGGCTGTTTCAAGGAATACTTCATCCATAAGTTCAGGGCCATGCTGGGCAAAAACAGGGTCATTTTCCCTGGAGAGAAG GTGCTGCTGGCTGTATCTGGAGGTCCTTCTTCCTGCTCAATGCTCAGTCAAGTCCAAGAG GGTTTGAGTCAGAACGCTCACAAGAAGTTGCGATTCTTACCTGGCATCGTCTTCATTGACG AGGGTGGTGCTGTAGGTCAGTCTGCGGAGGAGAGACGGAAGACGGTGGCCGAGCTGCAGGCTGTGTTCAAAGCTTCTGGTTTCCCCTTCCACATGGTGGCTCTGGAACAG GTTCTGGACCTTCCCAGTTCAGTTGTGGTGATGGCCCCGTCGCCTTCAGAGCGAACAGCCTGCTCCTACAAAGCAGCCGTGGATCAGTTCATTCAGAGCGACAGCAGAGGCTGTTCAACACCACGGGAACAGGAGGAGACATCCACGCCTGACGTCCAGGAGTCCCACACACAGCTACTGCAGCAGCTGATCGGCTCTGCTAAGACGCTGACGGCCAGAGAAGACCTGCTGAACACATTAAG GCAGCATCTGCTGGTGCACACAGCTCGGTCCGAAGGCTACAGCAAACTGATGCTGGGAGACAACTGCACCAGACTGGCCGTTAAACTGCTCACCAGCATATCGCTGGGCAGAGGAGCTCAGCTGGCTCAGGACACG GGTTTCTCAGATTCCAGATATGGTGACATCATGTTAGTGAGGCCAATGAGGGACTACTCCGCTAAAGAAATAGCTTACTACAACCATATGTTCAGCGTGCCCTCTGTCTTCATGCCAAGCCTGGGCACTAAG ACAAAAGACACGTCCAGCATCCAGCGTCTGACAGAGAGCTTTGTCATCAAACTGCAGGCAGACTTCCCCTCTACCGTCAGCACCATCTACAG gaCCAGTGAGAAGCTGCAGAAGAGCTCCTCCACAGCTGACCAATGTGACCGATGCCTGCTCTGTATGTGCGCCCTGGACAGTGCTGTTG agaATTCTTCAGCCTTCAAGGCCACACTGATCTCAGAGCAGCTCTCCCAGACTAAATCTCCAGGAGCTACCAGTGCTGAGATCCCAAGACAAAACCCAG CTCCCGTGGAGCCAGAATCGACTGCTCTCTCTGGACAGTGCTGCTCCTCTGGTGGAGGAGAGGATTGTGGGAAAGCAGCAGGCGGTGGAGGCTGCTGTTCGTCTGCCAA GATACCAGAGACGACCGATCTGAAGAGCCTGTTGTGTTACAGCTGTCAGCTGACCGTCAAAGACATG TCGTCAGTAGAACGTCTCCCGCAGTACATCCTGTCCGAGGCTCAGAGGAGGcaaaggag GTCTCAGATGAGAGAGGAGATCAGTGAGTTCCTGCTGGATGGAGGTGATGACGGTGATTAG